From Pseudomonas sp. CCI4.2, one genomic window encodes:
- a CDS encoding prepilin-type N-terminal cleavage/methylation domain-containing protein, whose translation MKRERGVTLVELVLTIAIIGIAAAALFTAMAAITSQSADPLLRQQSLDIASAYLEEILLKDYVDASGNVCTTPPSSRSQYQRVCDYAGLNDNGAHDADGNAISTLASYQISVTVNPQAWAGLNSANALYIEVTVTDPANQKLVLGSYRTRY comes from the coding sequence ATGAAGCGCGAACGGGGGGTGACCCTGGTTGAGCTCGTGCTCACCATTGCGATCATCGGTATCGCCGCCGCCGCACTGTTCACCGCCATGGCGGCCATCACCAGTCAATCGGCTGACCCGCTACTGCGACAGCAAAGCCTGGACATCGCCAGTGCCTACCTTGAGGAAATCCTGTTGAAGGATTACGTCGATGCCAGCGGTAACGTTTGCACCACGCCACCCAGTAGCCGTAGCCAGTACCAACGGGTCTGCGACTACGCCGGGCTAAACGACAACGGTGCCCACGACGCCGACGGCAACGCTATCTCAACCCTGGCGAGCTATCAGATCAGCGTCACCGTTAACCCTCAAGCATGGGCGGGGCTGAACTCAGCCAACGCGCTGTACATCGAAGTCACCGTCACCGATCCCGCTAACCAAAAGTTAGTGCTGGGCAGCTATCGGACGCGCTATTGA
- a CDS encoding prepilin-type N-terminal cleavage/methylation domain-containing protein — protein sequence MNRPALTRGFTLVELVLVIALSGVIVVVISTVFAHPLQGLMDQSRRGVLVEQAAGAMNRLTRDVRLAIPNSLRASADGQAVELMLIQSAARYRPNRTDTDGLRFSTDLKGTCGSSTLDTRCDEVQLLDGSVDTAGALWMVMYNIGAESGGVPVPGSNVWAPANPGVITPTGTTFTQLSGPPPGESLITLGNLPVGGFRFAYASPQYRMYMAQSVVGYRCENNQLIRYSYNTLYSAIPSVPPAGSNPEPLASDVDCSKTNFTYQVGSTQRGGLLSLTLQISIGNESFNLLQQVHVDNAP from the coding sequence ATGAACAGACCAGCGCTGACACGCGGCTTCACCCTGGTCGAGCTGGTGCTCGTCATTGCCTTGTCCGGCGTCATCGTGGTGGTGATCAGCACGGTGTTTGCGCACCCGCTGCAGGGCTTGATGGACCAGAGCCGTCGCGGCGTTCTGGTGGAACAAGCAGCGGGCGCCATGAACCGATTGACCCGCGACGTACGCCTCGCGATCCCCAACTCCCTGCGGGCTTCGGCAGACGGCCAAGCCGTGGAACTCATGCTGATTCAAAGTGCGGCGCGTTATCGCCCGAACCGTACGGACACCGACGGTCTGCGATTCTCCACCGACCTTAAGGGCACGTGCGGCAGTTCCACCCTCGATACTCGCTGTGACGAAGTGCAGCTATTGGACGGGTCAGTCGACACCGCCGGCGCACTCTGGATGGTGATGTACAACATTGGCGCCGAGTCGGGCGGTGTACCCGTGCCCGGCAGTAATGTTTGGGCACCCGCAAACCCTGGGGTTATCACCCCGACCGGCACCACGTTCACCCAACTGTCGGGACCACCCCCCGGTGAAAGCCTGATCACCCTGGGCAATTTGCCCGTGGGCGGATTTCGCTTCGCCTATGCGTCACCGCAATACCGCATGTACATGGCGCAGTCAGTAGTGGGTTACCGCTGTGAAAACAACCAACTGATTCGCTACAGCTACAACACCCTATATTCCGCGATACCGTCCGTGCCACCGGCGGGCTCCAATCCTGAGCCACTGGCATCAGACGTCGACTGCTCGAAAACGAATTTCACCTATCAAGTGGGCAGCACCCAGCGCGGCGGCTTGTTATCCCTGACGTTGCAGATCTCCATCGGCAACGAAAGCTTCAACCTCTTGCAACAGGTCCACGTCGACAATGCGCCCTGA
- a CDS encoding DUF6701 domain-containing protein: MSKHVVKQSCLWVALLGGLLLSDTASAATAYSFSLLGTNAPCTGLWSSTGNTFTCTGEVILGAGDSLVVGTLIVGNITVVAVQGYSLDTNTIGTSGNTVTLVSTAGAITVAGTSNTFSASINSTAGVINLSNATVAGSVQTTNGTMTLAGSTIAGDAQAGGAITAANTKVSGNLISTTGAITAATVTVGGYVQASGAITLKTGSAITGSVTSSAGALTFTDSSVGADVLGYGAATSSDTAIKGNLTSSTGAITIVRGSIAGAVVAEGAITSTGAPITGNVTSKAGAITLTGGSVGGDITAFGVVTMTDTPITGNINTKAAATLVRGSVSGNVIADAVITTTDTCIGGDVNGGAAMTLTRTSVGAGVKSAAAMTLTGATIIKDAISGAALTATDTCVGGTTQAVGALSITGGCSTSPAHASCAAPAPLPPVAVIDHFAFSYASAALTCNPQPVTITACATASCSPFANPVSVTLSPSSGWTAASPAIMNGNTITFSGGSAQAYLSSGSPGNVSVGVSSSIPGSNGQTVCSTAGCTIAYADSGFVFDVPTLIAARPQSGISLRAVKKSDTSQACVPSFSNVTRTLNFSSAYVSPISGSKPVIVNNTSVTSTPTSLSLAFDSTGRASLTVQYDDAGQMMLTATYLGSTANNDAGLSMSGSDLFVSKPYGLCIRTDSACTVAGVSSDCKALPGVRAGDNFPIRVQAVGWRADGDPLTAASLCNASRVTASNFELSNIPLASVLVAPAAGDAGTLSPAQYSQVLGNQTTATTSISEVGVFQLTATPAANAYFGETVSGGESGLVGRFIPAYLGVQASASLTPSCGTSFSYQGQPMAFAVGHEPDLIVTAFNRNKGITYNYDRDAFWRLATPVRDAYTSITGKVSLDVAGRLTNSATATVAQTGANDGDGAESFRWSGDTLRYTPAALPLADDYPFAAAIRQNFSATTLTDADGACYGDGTACTAYSYDFSSTPGSEVRLGRLRLENAHGSELEELDLALSIETWQNIAGGSFHAEGLDTCTTAAVLQAPTVSSYTGQLTAANYANSNISMIAPVAGVGLLKLQPPGISGSVLGSLPATPSWLFYDWNGTGRQAAAGVARFGIYQGPSPMIFRREIYR; encoded by the coding sequence ATGAGCAAGCACGTAGTGAAGCAAAGCTGCCTTTGGGTGGCGCTTTTGGGTGGCCTGTTGCTGTCGGATACGGCCAGTGCCGCCACGGCTTATTCCTTCAGCCTGCTTGGGACAAACGCACCCTGCACGGGTCTTTGGAGCAGCACCGGTAATACGTTCACCTGTACCGGCGAAGTGATCCTCGGTGCTGGCGACTCATTGGTCGTGGGTACGTTGATCGTCGGCAATATCACGGTCGTGGCGGTCCAAGGCTATTCTCTGGACACCAACACGATTGGTACCAGCGGCAACACCGTGACCTTGGTTTCGACGGCTGGCGCAATCACCGTTGCAGGAACAAGCAATACCTTCAGCGCATCGATCAACTCCACCGCCGGGGTGATTAATCTGTCCAACGCGACGGTGGCCGGCTCAGTCCAGACCACCAACGGCACTATGACCCTTGCTGGCAGCACCATCGCCGGTGATGCTCAGGCGGGTGGCGCGATCACCGCCGCCAACACCAAGGTCAGCGGCAATCTGATCAGCACGACAGGCGCCATTACGGCGGCTACTGTCACCGTTGGCGGCTATGTCCAGGCATCAGGGGCGATCACCCTCAAAACGGGCTCCGCGATTACCGGATCGGTGACCAGCAGCGCCGGGGCACTGACCTTTACCGACTCCAGCGTCGGTGCCGACGTTCTGGGTTATGGCGCAGCCACCTCCTCCGATACCGCGATCAAAGGCAATCTGACCAGCAGCACCGGCGCAATCACAATTGTCCGGGGCAGCATCGCCGGGGCCGTTGTTGCTGAGGGTGCTATCACCTCGACCGGCGCACCGATAACCGGCAATGTAACCAGCAAAGCCGGGGCAATCACCCTGACAGGCGGCTCCGTGGGCGGTGACATTACGGCATTCGGCGTGGTGACCATGACCGACACCCCCATCACCGGCAACATCAACACAAAAGCAGCGGCGACCTTGGTCCGCGGAAGCGTCTCGGGCAACGTCATCGCCGACGCAGTGATTACCACCACTGACACCTGTATCGGTGGCGACGTAAACGGGGGCGCTGCGATGACGCTCACCCGCACCAGCGTAGGCGCGGGCGTCAAGTCAGCAGCGGCGATGACCCTGACCGGTGCGACTATTATTAAAGACGCCATCTCGGGCGCCGCTCTGACCGCCACTGACACCTGCGTCGGCGGCACCACTCAAGCAGTGGGCGCACTGTCCATCACTGGCGGATGTAGCACCAGCCCGGCCCATGCCTCCTGCGCGGCCCCAGCCCCTCTTCCGCCGGTGGCCGTTATCGACCATTTCGCCTTCAGCTACGCGAGCGCGGCACTGACCTGTAATCCACAACCGGTGACCATCACCGCGTGCGCCACTGCCAGTTGCAGCCCGTTTGCCAATCCTGTCAGTGTCACGCTGAGTCCGTCCAGTGGCTGGACAGCCGCCTCACCCGCCATAATGAACGGCAACACGATTACCTTCAGCGGTGGCAGCGCACAAGCGTATTTGAGCAGCGGCAGCCCGGGCAACGTAAGCGTGGGAGTGAGTTCGTCCATTCCGGGGAGCAATGGCCAGACCGTGTGTTCGACCGCCGGCTGCACCATCGCCTATGCCGACAGCGGCTTTGTTTTTGATGTACCGACCCTGATCGCGGCTCGACCACAAAGCGGCATTTCTCTGCGTGCGGTGAAGAAAAGCGACACCTCACAAGCGTGTGTGCCAAGTTTCTCCAACGTCACTCGTACTTTGAACTTCAGCTCGGCCTACGTCAGCCCCATTTCTGGCAGCAAGCCAGTGATCGTCAATAACACATCGGTAACCAGCACACCCACCAGCCTTAGCTTGGCGTTTGACAGCACCGGCAGAGCGTCCTTGACCGTTCAATATGACGACGCCGGACAGATGATGCTCACGGCCACATATCTGGGCAGCACCGCCAACAATGATGCCGGATTAAGCATGAGCGGCAGCGACCTGTTCGTCTCCAAACCCTACGGCCTGTGCATTCGAACCGACTCGGCGTGTACCGTCGCAGGCGTCAGCTCCGACTGCAAAGCGTTGCCCGGCGTGCGAGCGGGGGATAACTTTCCAATTCGTGTCCAAGCGGTTGGCTGGCGTGCCGATGGTGATCCACTGACCGCCGCATCGTTGTGCAATGCCAGCCGGGTCACCGCCTCCAACTTTGAGCTGTCCAACATTCCCCTCGCCAGCGTACTGGTTGCGCCTGCTGCGGGCGACGCCGGCACACTGTCCCCGGCTCAGTACAGCCAAGTGCTGGGTAACCAGACCACGGCCACGACGTCGATTTCCGAAGTCGGCGTGTTCCAGCTGACAGCGACCCCGGCGGCTAACGCCTACTTCGGCGAAACCGTCAGCGGCGGCGAAAGTGGCCTGGTCGGACGCTTCATTCCGGCTTACCTGGGCGTGCAGGCCAGTGCGAGCCTGACACCGAGCTGCGGGACTTCCTTCAGCTATCAGGGTCAACCGATGGCGTTTGCTGTTGGGCACGAACCTGACCTCATCGTCACCGCGTTTAACCGCAACAAAGGCATCACCTACAATTACGACCGCGATGCGTTTTGGAGACTGGCAACACCGGTCCGGGATGCGTACACCTCAATCACCGGCAAAGTCAGCCTGGACGTCGCCGGTCGCCTGACCAACAGCGCCACCGCTACCGTGGCGCAAACCGGTGCCAACGATGGTGACGGTGCCGAGAGTTTCCGCTGGAGCGGTGACACCCTGCGATACACCCCGGCAGCCCTGCCGTTGGCCGATGACTATCCGTTTGCCGCAGCGATTCGTCAGAACTTCAGCGCCACCACCTTGACCGACGCCGATGGCGCCTGTTACGGCGACGGCACCGCGTGTACTGCCTACAGCTATGACTTCAGCAGCACCCCCGGCAGCGAAGTACGATTGGGGCGGTTGCGCCTGGAAAATGCCCACGGCTCTGAATTGGAAGAGCTCGACCTGGCGCTGAGCATTGAGACGTGGCAAAACATCGCGGGGGGCAGCTTCCACGCCGAAGGTCTTGATACCTGCACCACCGCCGCCGTTCTACAGGCGCCAACGGTGAGCAGTTATACCGGGCAACTTACCGCGGCAAACTACGCCAATAGCAACATCTCGATGATTGCACCCGTCGCCGGTGTAGGCCTGTTGAAGCTGCAGCCTCCCGGCATCAGCGGTTCAGTACTCGGCAGCCTGCCCGCCACCCCGTCATGGCTTTTCTATGACTGGAACGGCACCGGTCGCCAGGCGGCGGCTGGGGTTGCTCGATTTGGCATCTACCAAGGCCCGTCACCGATGATCTTCCGCAGAGAGATCTATCGCTAA
- a CDS encoding amino acid permease — translation MTGEDLTPGLLKRGLKNRHIQLISLGGAIGTGLFLGSAGVLKSAGPAMILGYAICGFIAFLIMRQLGEMIVEEPVAGSFSHFAHKYWGGYAGFLCGWNYWVLYVLVGMAELTAVGKYVQFWWPDVPSWVSAAVFFVLVNLINLTNVKVFGETEFWFAIIKVVAIIGMIVLGGYLLISGTGGPQASFSNLWTHGGFFPNGMSGLLMSLCFIMFSFGGLELVGITAAEASEPRKVIPKAINQLVFRILIFYVGALTVLLALYPWDSLLQTLGASGDAYSGSPFVQIFALIGNDTAAQILNVVVLTAALSVYNSGVYCNSRMLFGLAEQGDAPKALMKLNKQGVPVLAIGVSALVTLLCVVVNYVAPHEALELLMALVVASLIINWVVISLTHLKFRKAMIEQGVVPGFKAFWTPFSNYLCLAFVALILIMMLMIPGIAISVYIMPVWILFILGLYRLRMGRRVAKTA, via the coding sequence ATGACAGGTGAAGACCTGACGCCAGGCTTGCTCAAGCGTGGCTTGAAAAACCGCCATATTCAGCTGATTTCGCTCGGTGGCGCGATTGGGACCGGGCTGTTTCTTGGCTCTGCTGGCGTCCTCAAATCCGCCGGGCCGGCGATGATTTTGGGTTATGCCATTTGTGGTTTCATTGCGTTTTTAATCATGCGCCAGCTGGGCGAGATGATTGTCGAGGAGCCAGTGGCCGGCTCTTTCAGTCACTTCGCGCACAAGTATTGGGGCGGCTACGCAGGCTTCTTGTGCGGATGGAACTACTGGGTACTGTATGTGCTGGTGGGCATGGCTGAGCTAACGGCCGTCGGCAAATACGTCCAGTTCTGGTGGCCGGATGTACCGTCCTGGGTCAGCGCTGCGGTTTTTTTCGTGTTGGTCAATTTGATCAACCTGACCAATGTCAAAGTCTTCGGCGAGACCGAGTTCTGGTTTGCGATCATCAAGGTGGTCGCCATCATCGGCATGATTGTACTCGGCGGTTATCTGCTGATCAGCGGCACCGGTGGACCTCAGGCATCGTTCAGCAACCTCTGGACACACGGCGGTTTCTTCCCGAACGGGATGAGCGGGCTGTTGATGTCACTGTGCTTCATCATGTTTTCGTTCGGCGGGCTGGAGTTGGTCGGGATTACCGCCGCAGAGGCGAGTGAGCCACGCAAAGTCATTCCTAAAGCAATTAATCAGTTGGTGTTCCGCATCCTGATTTTCTACGTCGGCGCGCTGACTGTCCTGCTGGCGTTGTACCCCTGGGATTCGTTGCTGCAGACCCTCGGCGCATCCGGCGATGCCTACAGCGGTAGCCCTTTTGTCCAGATTTTCGCGTTGATCGGTAACGATACAGCGGCGCAAATTCTTAACGTCGTGGTGCTGACGGCGGCGCTGTCGGTCTATAACAGCGGCGTCTACTGCAACAGCCGCATGCTCTTCGGCCTGGCTGAACAAGGCGACGCCCCTAAAGCGCTGATGAAACTGAATAAACAAGGCGTTCCCGTACTGGCCATTGGCGTCTCGGCGCTGGTGACCCTGCTGTGTGTCGTGGTCAATTACGTCGCGCCCCACGAAGCATTGGAATTGCTGATGGCGTTGGTCGTCGCGTCCCTGATCATCAACTGGGTCGTGATCAGCCTGACCCACCTGAAGTTTCGTAAAGCCATGATCGAGCAAGGCGTAGTGCCTGGGTTCAAGGCGTTCTGGACCCCTTTCAGCAACTACCTGTGCCTGGCCTTCGTGGCCTTGATTTTGATTATGATGTTGATGATCCCCGGAATCGCCATTTCGGTGTACATCATGCCGGTATGGATTTTGTTCATCCTGGGTCTGTACCGACTGCGCATGGGGCGGCGGGTAGCGAAGACGGCTTGA
- a CDS encoding CatB-related O-acetyltransferase: MGFLDFLKERRTRKKLSGMDKLHRLPEKIRLRYPKYSFGVGTYGIPEVIRFGQGAVLTVGAYTSIATGVKILLGGEHRTDWVTTYPFPAMISEVNDILDFSTTKGDVVIGSDCWICTDAMILSGVTVGHGAIVAAGAMVNRNVAPFSVVGGNPCKFIRWRFDEETRATLLQSAWWEWPIEEVKAMARTLCSADIDGFIRYINERNVEQGLE; the protein is encoded by the coding sequence ATGGGATTTCTTGATTTTTTAAAAGAAAGGCGGACGCGAAAAAAGCTCAGCGGCATGGACAAGCTTCATCGGTTACCCGAGAAAATCAGATTGCGCTACCCGAAGTACTCGTTCGGTGTCGGCACTTACGGTATCCCTGAGGTTATCCGGTTCGGTCAGGGCGCCGTTCTGACAGTCGGCGCCTATACGTCAATTGCCACGGGGGTGAAAATCTTGCTGGGGGGTGAGCATCGCACCGACTGGGTGACCACTTATCCATTTCCGGCGATGATCAGCGAGGTCAACGATATCCTCGACTTCTCGACCACCAAGGGCGACGTGGTCATCGGGAGCGACTGCTGGATTTGCACCGATGCAATGATTCTTTCCGGCGTTACCGTCGGTCATGGCGCTATCGTTGCCGCTGGCGCTATGGTGAACCGAAACGTCGCACCCTTCTCAGTGGTCGGCGGCAACCCATGTAAGTTCATTCGCTGGCGTTTTGACGAAGAAACCCGTGCAACACTTCTGCAATCGGCATGGTGGGAATGGCCGATCGAGGAGGTCAAGGCGATGGCGAGAACCTTGTGCAGTGCGGATATTGACGGGTTCATCCGCTATATCAATGAGCGCAACGTGGAGCAGGGGTTGGAATGA
- a CDS encoding glycosyltransferase family 2 protein — protein MTEQLTPRKEQAADLSPLVSIVAPCYNAEKYLEEALKSIFSQDYTNVEVIIVDDGSTDNSYAMLEALQNTYDFQLFTQTNQGVSAALNHGLKYANGKYVSTPDLDDIMLPESVRVRADYLDKHPEVGCVGALVVYMDSEGNNVKTQKLAEIQRLGFDEILSNAIVVGAPVSLYRMDALRAAGFYEPSIKVQDFQMTLKIADQGYQIHVLPISVTRYRRHPNNLSRRYKVLLDADMKAISPYQSHPGYEKGRTVILNKALKYAVVTDKKDAWRLLRAIPLRRFNKTTFRRLKRLLLHR, from the coding sequence ATGACTGAACAACTTACACCCAGAAAAGAACAAGCAGCGGATCTCAGTCCGCTGGTCTCCATTGTTGCGCCCTGCTACAACGCAGAAAAATACCTGGAGGAGGCGCTCAAGAGTATTTTTTCTCAGGACTACACCAATGTAGAAGTTATTATCGTCGACGATGGATCGACCGATAACAGCTATGCCATGTTAGAGGCGCTACAAAATACTTACGATTTCCAGCTCTTTACCCAGACGAACCAAGGTGTAAGTGCAGCCCTTAATCACGGCCTGAAATACGCAAATGGTAAGTATGTGTCAACCCCGGACCTGGATGACATCATGCTTCCGGAGTCCGTGCGGGTGAGGGCTGACTACCTGGATAAACATCCTGAAGTGGGCTGTGTTGGCGCTTTGGTCGTCTACATGGACAGTGAGGGCAATAACGTCAAAACGCAGAAGCTGGCGGAAATTCAGCGTTTGGGTTTTGACGAGATTTTAAGCAACGCCATTGTGGTGGGTGCCCCGGTCTCGTTGTACCGAATGGACGCTCTCCGGGCGGCTGGGTTTTACGAGCCGAGCATCAAAGTGCAAGACTTTCAGATGACGTTGAAGATAGCCGATCAGGGTTATCAGATACATGTACTGCCCATCAGTGTCACTCGGTATCGACGTCATCCGAACAACCTGTCTCGTCGCTACAAAGTTCTGCTGGATGCGGACATGAAAGCAATCAGCCCTTATCAGTCGCACCCTGGGTACGAGAAAGGCAGGACGGTTATCCTCAATAAAGCGCTTAAATACGCGGTCGTGACGGATAAAAAAGACGCCTGGCGTTTATTGCGAGCCATTCCCCTTCGCCGCTTCAACAAAACCACCTTTCGCCGATTGAAACGGTTGTTGCTACACCGCTAA
- the cyoE gene encoding heme o synthase translates to MSLKHFIQITKPGIIFGNVLSVAGGFFLASKGHVDFGVFLAAVIGTSLVVASGCVFNNCIDRDIDVKMERTKNRVLVQGLVSLKLALIYATVLGIAGVGLLYTKANPLAALFAVIGFVIYVGFYSLYLKRKSVHGTLVGSLSGAMPPVIGYVAVSNSFDLAALTLLVMFSLWQMPHSYAIAIFRFNDYRAASIPVLPVLRGIVVAKRHILIYILAFLVATLMLTIGGYAGFSYLAVAAGMGMYWLYMAWTGYKAVDDTVWARKLFVFSILTITALSVMMSVDFQVPAELLVTYAR, encoded by the coding sequence ATGTCCCTTAAGCACTTTATCCAAATCACCAAGCCGGGGATCATTTTCGGTAATGTGCTTTCGGTGGCAGGTGGCTTCTTCCTCGCTTCTAAAGGGCATGTCGACTTCGGCGTGTTTTTGGCTGCGGTGATAGGCACCTCGTTGGTGGTAGCGTCCGGTTGTGTCTTTAACAACTGCATCGACCGCGACATCGACGTGAAGATGGAGCGGACCAAGAATCGGGTGTTGGTGCAAGGACTGGTTTCGCTGAAACTGGCCCTGATCTACGCCACTGTTCTGGGCATCGCCGGGGTGGGCTTGCTTTACACCAAGGCCAATCCATTGGCAGCGCTGTTTGCGGTCATCGGTTTTGTGATTTACGTCGGCTTTTACAGCCTGTACCTGAAGCGCAAATCGGTGCATGGCACCCTGGTCGGAAGTCTGTCGGGGGCTATGCCGCCGGTGATTGGTTACGTCGCGGTGAGCAACAGCTTCGATCTGGCGGCACTGACGTTGTTGGTGATGTTCAGTTTGTGGCAGATGCCGCACTCCTATGCCATCGCGATTTTCCGTTTCAACGATTACCGAGCTGCGTCGATCCCGGTGCTTCCGGTGTTGCGCGGTATCGTTGTCGCCAAACGGCACATCTTGATCTACATCCTGGCGTTCCTCGTGGCGACGCTGATGCTGACCATCGGTGGTTATGCGGGCTTCAGTTACCTGGCCGTCGCGGCAGGCATGGGCATGTACTGGTTGTACATGGCTTGGACGGGCTACAAGGCGGTGGATGACACTGTTTGGGCACGCAAGCTGTTTGTGTTCTCGATCCTCACCATCACCGCCCTGAGCGTGATGATGTCGGTGGATTTTCAAGTGCCCGCTGAGTTGTTGGTCACTTACGCACGTTGA
- the cyoD gene encoding cytochrome o ubiquinol oxidase subunit IV codes for MDHANISHAGAEHAHVGSAGADHGSLKSYAIGFFLSVILTVIPFGLLMHPIFAQPVTLAIVVLFAVVQIFVHLVFFLHMNRSSEQRWNIVAFAFTILIIVIVVGLSLWVMYSIHTNMMAH; via the coding sequence ATGGATCACGCTAATATCAGCCATGCTGGCGCCGAACATGCTCATGTCGGCAGCGCCGGTGCCGACCACGGCAGCCTGAAGTCCTACGCTATCGGCTTTTTCCTGTCAGTAATCCTGACGGTTATTCCGTTCGGTCTGTTGATGCACCCGATCTTCGCGCAGCCGGTCACATTGGCTATCGTCGTGTTGTTCGCCGTGGTGCAGATCTTTGTTCACCTTGTGTTTTTCCTGCACATGAACAGGTCGTCCGAACAGCGTTGGAACATCGTCGCTTTTGCCTTCACCATCCTGATCATCGTGATCGTGGTTGGCCTGTCGTTGTGGGTGATGTACAGCATCCACACGAACATGATGGCGCACTGA
- a CDS encoding cytochrome o ubiquinol oxidase subunit III, with product MSNLVLESQIAHAEEHGHEDAGSMTVFGFWIYLMTDCILFATIFAAYSVLSNNVAGGPSGKDIFELPYVLVETFCLLFSSITYGFAMLAMHKGNKKGVISWLAVTFLLGLGFIGMEINEFHHLIAEGFGPDRSAFLSGFFTLVGTHGLHVTSGLIWMAVLMFQVKKKGLTATNMTRLSCLSLFWHFLDVVWICVFTVVYLMGAL from the coding sequence ATGTCGAACTTAGTATTAGAAAGCCAGATTGCCCATGCTGAGGAGCATGGGCACGAGGATGCCGGGTCAATGACCGTGTTCGGCTTCTGGATCTACCTGATGACCGACTGCATCTTGTTCGCGACGATCTTCGCCGCGTACTCGGTGCTAAGCAACAACGTCGCAGGTGGCCCGTCGGGCAAAGACATCTTCGAACTGCCGTACGTGTTGGTAGAAACGTTCTGCCTGCTGTTCAGCAGTATCACCTACGGCTTCGCCATGCTGGCGATGCACAAGGGTAACAAGAAGGGCGTTATCAGCTGGTTGGCAGTGACCTTCTTACTGGGTCTCGGCTTCATCGGTATGGAAATCAACGAATTCCATCACCTGATCGCTGAAGGCTTCGGTCCTGATCGCAGCGCCTTCTTGTCCGGCTTCTTCACGCTGGTCGGGACCCACGGTCTGCACGTGACCTCCGGTTTGATCTGGATGGCCGTGTTGATGTTCCAGGTCAAGAAGAAAGGTTTGACCGCAACCAACATGACCCGCTTGAGCTGCCTGAGTTTGTTCTGGCACTTTCTGGACGTGGTCTGGATCTGCGTGTTCACCGTTGTCTACCTGATGGGAGCACTGTAA